One Mycolicibacterium rufum genomic window, CGCCGAGCGGATGCGGATGGCGGCGGGCACCGAAGCCCGGCGCAGGAACCTGATGCGCAAGGAACTCGCGTGGCTGCGGCGCGGCCCGCCGGCGCGGACGTCGAAGCCGAAATTCCGCATCCAGGCGGCCAACGAACTGATCGCCAACGAACCGCCACCGCGCGATTCGCTGATGCTGCAGCGGTTTGCCACGTCGCGGCTCGGCAAGGACGTCTTCGATCTGCACCGTGTCACGCTCGCGGTGGGTGACCCGCCGCGCACCCTGCTCGACCGGATCGACTGGTCGATCGGTCCGGGTGCGCGCATCGGACTGGTCGGCGTCAACGGCACCGGCAAGACGTCGGTGCTGCGGCTGCTGGCCGGTGAGATCGCGCCGACCGCGGGCACGATCAAGCGCGGGGTGACCCTGCGGATCGGCTATCTGAGTCAGGCGCTGGCCGAACTCGACGGGTCCGCGCGGGTGCTCGACGCGGTCGAGAACCGGCGCCGGGTCACCGAATTGGCCGAGGGCAGGGAGGTCACCGCCGACACGCTGCTCAAGGACTTCGGGTTCACCGGGGACAAGCTGACGACCCGGCTCGGTGAACTCTCCGGCGGGGAACGGCGTCGGCTGCAGTTCCTGCGCCTGCTGCTCGACGAACCCAACGTGCTGCTGCTCGACGAACCGACCAACGACCTCGACATCGACACGCTGACGGTCATCGAGGATTACCTGGACGGTTGGCCCGGCACGCTGATCGTCGTGACGCACGACCGCTACTTCCTCGAACGCGTCAGCGACGTCACCTACGCGCTGACCGGCGGTGGGCGGTGCGAGCTGCTGCCGGGTGGGATCGAACAGTATCTGGAGGGCCGCGCCGCCGTGGCCGCCCCGGAGCCGGCGCGCGTTTCGGCCGACCGCGGCGAGTCGGCGTCGGCGAAGGATCGCCGCACCGGCAAGGAGATGGCGCGCATCGAGAATCAGCTC contains:
- a CDS encoding ABC-F family ATP-binding cassette domain-containing protein, giving the protein MANLINLEKATVGYGTRTLLDGVSLGVEEGDAIGVVGRNGDGKTTLLKVLTGTQAPDSGRATHTSGLSVGYLRQSDDFAPGETVRDVIVGGRADHIWAAEPDTRAVVEHLLAGLHLDAAAATLSGGERRRVALAEVLLGGHDVLVLDEPTNHLDVEVIGWLAGHLSARPARALLVVSHDRWFLDAVCTSTWEVHDGVVDAYDGGYAAFVLARAERMRMAAGTEARRRNLMRKELAWLRRGPPARTSKPKFRIQAANELIANEPPPRDSLMLQRFATSRLGKDVFDLHRVTLAVGDPPRTLLDRIDWSIGPGARIGLVGVNGTGKTSVLRLLAGEIAPTAGTIKRGVTLRIGYLSQALAELDGSARVLDAVENRRRVTELAEGREVTADTLLKDFGFTGDKLTTRLGELSGGERRRLQFLRLLLDEPNVLLLDEPTNDLDIDTLTVIEDYLDGWPGTLIVVTHDRYFLERVSDVTYALTGGGRCELLPGGIEQYLEGRAAVAAPEPARVSADRGESASAKDRRTGKEMARIENQLAKLDDRIAALHESMADAAADHVRAGELNTELGELLSRKQSLEEDWLTLAEDAG